GGCCACACGCTCAAGGATATTCAAACGGCGATGGCCGAGTTCGCACGGCGCCGGGTCACAGTCATCGTCATAAATGGCGGTGATGGGACCGTTCAAGCTGTGCTCTCGACGCTCTTTCATCATAGACCTTTCGAGAGCCTTCCGTTGTTAGCCATACTTCCTTCAGGCACATCGAACCTGAATGCAGGCGATGTCGGGCTTAAGGGCAACCGGTCTGTGGCATTACACACATTGCTTCGCTGGGCGAACGGACATGACGTTAAACCCACTATCCTCACTCGACATATCTTACGGGTCCATCGCGTACCGCAGGAAGATCCGATCTACGGCATGTTCTTTGGGACAGGAGCGATCTATCAGGGGGCACAAGTCGGATGGCGGACCAAACATTCCGTCGGTCGTCTTGGCGAAGTGGGCGCGACGTTGATCATGGCCCGATTCTTTCTCTCTCTCCTGTCCGGACGGAATAGTCCGGTCAAAGCCATTGACGTCAAACTCTTCCTTGACGAACAACCTCCAATAGTCGATACATTCCTCACTATTCTTGTGACCACCTTAGATCGACTGTTTCTCGGATTGCGGCCCTATTGGGGGACGGAACAGCGTCCGCTCCATTACACCGCCGTTAAAACCAACCCTCGCCATTTGCCTCGCACATTGCCATCCTTATTGTTTGGCAGGCCTCATCGCCATGGGACCCAGGAGCATGGCTATTTCAGCCAAAATATCGAGAAACTTGAACTGCATATGCATGATGGCTTTACCGTTGATGGAGAAGGATACCTTCCCGACCCTCAACAGGGCCCCGTTCAACTCGCTGACGGAGGCATCGCCTCGTTTATCCGGTTTTAGCGATCACGACCGTGATTATTCCATCGGACTTACGCACACTTGTTCACGGGCTAGATGCCGTCGACGTTCCAGATGAGGTTCACGCTGTCTGCGAGGAACTCCTCAAGCGTTCTTCTCAACGCATTCAAGCCATCCTCTTCTACGGCTCTTGCCTACGATCAGGGTATAACGACGAGGGAATCCTCGACCTCTATCTCATCGTAGATCACTACCGACCATTCTTTCACCGTCCATTACTCGCCTTAGCGAATCAGGTGCTTCCACCGAATGTCTTCTACATCGAAGTGGCGTTTAGAGACCGGATCGTGCGGGCAAAATACGCCATCCTTTCACTGCAACAGTTTCAACGCAGCACGTCGACGCAGTGGTTTCATTCGTATTTTTGGGCACGCTTTGCTCAACCCACAAAAGTTCTCTATACCGCAAACCCCGATATCGCCGCACACGTGTATGATGCCCTTGCCCGGTCCATCATGACATTTTTCACGAGGGTTGTCCCTCAATTACCAGAAAGATTCAACGCATTCGACCTTTGGGAGCAAGGACTGTCTCTAACCTATCAGTGTGAGCTTCGCACCGAACGGTCTGGACGCGTGGCACACATCCTGGAGGCTGACCGTGAGTATTATCAACAAACCGCACACGTTGCACTGGGTCACTTGCCGTTTCCCATAGCGACCGCCAAGACAGCGCAACCCGCGCTGTATCAAACTGAACTGCCCCCATTCCAGCGCATGATGAATTCATCTTCCTGGGCGTTGAGACGTTATCAGGGCAAGCTCTTATCCATACTCCGATTGATCAAAGGACTGTTTACGTTCCAGGGAGGAGTCGACTACATTCTCTGGAAAATCGAACGTCATTCGGGCGTCAGCATCGAACTCACACCAAGACAACGCCAACATCCCCTCCTGTCGAGCCCGGGAGTCTTTTGGAAACTGTACCGCAAAGGCGCGTTTCGATAGATGTGCGAGGAAAAAGAAAGGAGCGCCTACCTCCACTGAAGATAAGCGCTCCTTGAACGAGGGAAAAAACTTTGACGTGAAAGCCCTATGAGCTACACATCGTAGTACATGAAGAATTCATAGGGATGCGGCCGAATACGCACCGGAGCGATCTCATGATCTCGTTTGTACCCAACCCAGGCTTCGATCAGGTCTTCACTAAAGACACCGCCCTTGAGCAAGAACTGATGGTCCTCTTCAAGGCTATTGATCGCTTCTTCCAGGCTCACCGGAAGCGTGGGAATATTGCTGGCTTCTTCCGGTTCCAAATCGTAGAGATTTTTATCCATCGGCTCACCGGGGTGGATCTTATTTTGGATCCCATCAAGTCCCGCCATGAGCATGGCGCTGAAGGCCAGGTACATATTACTGGAAGGATCAGGGAATCGAACTTCAATACGTTTGGCCTTGGGATTCGGCGAATACATTGGAATTCGTATGCCGGCCGACCGATTCCGACTGGAATAGGCCAATAATGTCGGCGCCTCGAACCCAGGAGTCAATCGCTTATACGAATTCGTCGAAGGATTCGTGAATGCGGCAAGCGCCTTAGCGTGCTTCAAGATCCCACCAATATAGTACAAACATTGTTGCGACACTCCAGCATAATCTTTCCCCGCGAAAGTCGGCTTCTTATCCTTCCAAATACTTTGATGGGTATGCATCCCCGTCCCGTTATCACCAAACAGGGGCTTGGGCATGAACGTTGCCGTCTTTCCATGCCGCCGCGCCACGTTTTTCACGATGTACTTATACATCATCATTTTGTCGGCCATGCTCACGAGGGTGTCAAAGCGAAGGTCGATTTCCCCCTGTCCTCCGGTGGCCACTTCGTGATGGTGTTTTTCGACGTGGATGCCAGCTTTCTCCATCTCCCGAACCATTTCCGATCGGATATCCTGTTGCGAATCAGTCGGCGAGACCGGAAAATAGCCTTCTTTGTGACGAGGTCGTGACCCCAGATTATTCCCTTCATCGCCAGAATTCCACACCCCTTCGTCCGAATCGATGAAATAGAAACCGGAATGCGCATTTTGATCGTAACTGACATGATCAAAAATAAAAAATTCCGCCTCGGGGCCCCAATACGAGGTATCGCCAATCTTCGTGCTTTGGAGGTATTTTTCAGCTTTTTGAGCGATAAACCTTGGATCACGCTCATACCCCTGCCGTGTGATCGGATCTTCCACATTCCCGATCATGGAGAGAGTTGGAATTTCAGTAAATGGATCCAAGCTGGCGGTTGATGGGTCCGGGACCAACAACATATCGCTATTTTGAATCGCCCTCCATCCCCTTATGGAGGATCCGTCAAACCCCGATCCTTCTTTAAACAGATCCAGAGAAAGTTCGGATGTCGGGATGGAAAAATGCTGCCAGGTACCCATTAAGTCTACGAACTTCAAATCTACCATCTCGACCTTGTTCTTCTTGGCAAAATCCAGTACCTCACGCGGGGTCATGTGCTACCTCCTTCAGGGGAATTGTTTATAAAAACTTGAAAAGACTTGCGCCCACTGACGAACAGAAACATCCTCCTTCCCTCCACGTCAAAATCTGAAAGAGAGAGGAAAGATCGACACGAACATACGTACAAAAAACGAACGGTATCTACTCTTTAGGAATAGGCCCGTTCACTATGTTGACTCAGGTCCAGCCCCATTTCTTCGTCGTGCGACGATACTCGGAGACCGATGGTCAGATCAAGAATTTTCAAAATTATGTAGGTTCCCACCAGGGCAAAAACGGCGGTAACGAATGCTAGAAGAAGTTGAATTCCGAATTGT
The genomic region above belongs to Nitrospirales bacterium and contains:
- a CDS encoding acylglycerol kinase family protein, giving the protein MSQTDAKHRLGIFSNPLSGRNKKNVTLINDIRKTHPAILQHEGHTLKDIQTAMAEFARRRVTVIVINGGDGTVQAVLSTLFHHRPFESLPLLAILPSGTSNLNAGDVGLKGNRSVALHTLLRWANGHDVKPTILTRHILRVHRVPQEDPIYGMFFGTGAIYQGAQVGWRTKHSVGRLGEVGATLIMARFFLSLLSGRNSPVKAIDVKLFLDEQPPIVDTFLTILVTTLDRLFLGLRPYWGTEQRPLHYTAVKTNPRHLPRTLPSLLFGRPHRHGTQEHGYFSQNIEKLELHMHDGFTVDGEGYLPDPQQGPVQLADGGIASFIRF
- the glnA gene encoding type I glutamate--ammonia ligase, whose translation is MTPREVLDFAKKNKVEMVDLKFVDLMGTWQHFSIPTSELSLDLFKEGSGFDGSSIRGWRAIQNSDMLLVPDPSTASLDPFTEIPTLSMIGNVEDPITRQGYERDPRFIAQKAEKYLQSTKIGDTSYWGPEAEFFIFDHVSYDQNAHSGFYFIDSDEGVWNSGDEGNNLGSRPRHKEGYFPVSPTDSQQDIRSEMVREMEKAGIHVEKHHHEVATGGQGEIDLRFDTLVSMADKMMMYKYIVKNVARRHGKTATFMPKPLFGDNGTGMHTHQSIWKDKKPTFAGKDYAGVSQQCLYYIGGILKHAKALAAFTNPSTNSYKRLTPGFEAPTLLAYSSRNRSAGIRIPMYSPNPKAKRIEVRFPDPSSNMYLAFSAMLMAGLDGIQNKIHPGEPMDKNLYDLEPEEASNIPTLPVSLEEAINSLEEDHQFLLKGGVFSEDLIEAWVGYKRDHEIAPVRIRPHPYEFFMYYDV